From one Culex quinquefasciatus strain JHB chromosome 3, VPISU_Cqui_1.0_pri_paternal, whole genome shotgun sequence genomic stretch:
- the LOC6039555 gene encoding zinc finger protein OZF — protein MDLDSLCHLCLCKNSAAQPPQIIPEDVELRRKIDRVFYFEIFRGSASLARSPMVCVPCAETVERFYQYAQEVSLNQELIRGQLAVGEPSTSRDFKVQIKQEVDTEWVGVQALCQTVGEVRPGGDGEEEFEQYEGLDSEVDIKKDHDWDDDGGADDGDDMESSFSEEEGEEFAEVKPKRKYKPRQKSTEPKKPKKEKDNVRNHAKEEFVLQHFTLMCDICSEAVSSFKHLRGHFREVHDQEAYVRCCDKKIYKSWVIIEHYQLHIDPHSFHCELCNKDYSTSRVLKEHLKEVHAPMEARPFKCDTCLKQFVSRSHLNAHIQVSHGSFQCPQCPSMLASKSSLTKHITMMHGEGERYVCDICARVFRYKQGLDKHVKNHLGTRIEEKVQCSICSSWFTDQNCLNKHIRRIHVQTDLASLACDMCGHVARNQNALYCHKRRMHTEEKFECEMCGKKFRRVNHMREHVAIHHTGADLYGCNYCPERFNAKNKQLVHRKTAHPVEWEEEMRKRALRE, from the exons ATGGACCTGGACAGCTTGTGCCACCTGTGTCTGTGCAAAAACTCCGCCGCGCAACCACCGCAAATCATTCCGGAGGATGTCGAGCTGCGGCGCAAGATTGACCGCGTGTTTTACTTTGAGATATTCCGCGGCTCGGCCAGCCTCGCCAGGTCACCGATGGTGTGCGTTCCGTGCGCCGAAACGGTGGAGCGGTTCTACCAGTACGCGCAGGAGGTTTCGCTGAACCAGGAGCTGATTCGGGGCCAGTTGGCGGTGGGGGAACCGTCGACGTCGCGGGATTTTAAGGTGCAGATTAAGCAGGAGGTGGATACGGAGTGGGTGGGGGTGCAGGCGTTGTGCCAAACGGTGGGGGAGGTTCGTCCGGGTGGGGATGGGGAGGAAGAGTTTGAGCAGTACGAAGGGTTGGATTCTGAGGTGGACATTAAGAAGGACCATGATTGGGATGATGATGGAGGGGCGGATGATGGTGACGATATGGAGTCGAGCTTTTCGGAGGAGGAGGGAGAGGAATTTGCTGAGGTTAAGCCAAAGCGGAAGTACAAGCCGAGGCAGAAGTCGACGGAGCCAAAGAAGCCCAAGAAGGAGAAGGACAATGTGAGGAACCATGCGAAGGAGGAATTTGTGCTGCAGCATTTTACGTTGATGTGCGACATTTGCTCGGAAGCGGTGAGCAGTTTTAAACATTTGCGGGGACATTTCCGGGAGGTTCATGACCAGGAAGCTTACGTACGATGTTGTGATAAGAAGATCTACAAGTCCTGGGTGATTATTGAGCATTACCAGCTGCACATTGATCCGCACTCTTTTCATTGTGAGTTGTGCAACAAGGATTATTCCACTTCACGTGTCCTTAAGGAACATCTGAAAGAAGTTCACGCTCCGATGGAGGCCAGACCGTTCAAGTGCGACACCTGTCTGAAGCAGTTCGTATCGCGAAGCCACCTGAATGCCCACATCCAGGTCTCCCACGGTTCGTTCCAGTGTCCGCAATGTCCGAGCATGCTCGCCTCGAAGAGTTCCCTCACGAAACACATCACGATGATGCATGGCGAAGGGGAGCGTTACGTGTGTGACATTTGCGCGCGTGTCTTCCGCTACAAGCAGGGCCTGGACAAACACGTCAAGAACCACCTGGGAACCCGTATTGAGGAAAAGGTCCAATGCTCGATCTGCTCGTCCTGGTTCACCGACCAGAACTGCCTCAACAAGCACATCCGCCGTATCCACGTGCAAACCGACCTCGCGTCGCTGGCCTGCGACATGTGCGGTCACGTGGCCCGTAACCAAAACGCGCTGTACTGCCACAAGCGGCGCATGCACACCGAGGAAAAGTTCGAGTGCGAAATGTGCGGCAAAAAGTTCCGCCGGGTGAACCACATGAGG GAACACGTCGCCATTCACCACACCGGGGCCGATCTGTACGGCTGCAACTACTGTCCGGAGCGGTTCAACGCGAAAAACAAGCAACTGGTCCACCGGAAAACGGCCCACCCCGTCGAGTGGGAGGAGGAGATGCGGAAGCGAGCGCTCAGGGAGTGA